The genomic window GATTTGAGGGATGCCTCGTCCCGCAGGTCTTTTATGAATACTGGGTCGTGGCGACTCGGCCTGCAGCTCAGAATGGGCTGGGTTTGGATGCCGAGCAGGCCACCTTTGAGATGGCTCAGCTGGCCAGTCTGTTTCAGCTCCTGAAAGATGAGCGGGCCATTTTTGAGAAGTGGCAGGAGCTAGTTACCCAGTATCAGGTAATTGGGAAGCAGGCCCATGATACGCGGCTCGTGGCGGCCATGCTGCGGCATGGGATTTCCCATGTGCTGACGCTCAAT from Bremerella cremea includes these protein-coding regions:
- a CDS encoding type II toxin-antitoxin system VapC family toxin: MKILVDTSILVRSSQVDSPVFSLVRDSVAKLPRLGFEGCLVPQVFYEYWVVATRPAAQNGLGLDAEQATFEMAQLASLFQLLKDERAIFEKWQELVTQYQVIGKQAHDTRLVAAMLRHGISHVLTLNPKDFQRYAEITVVTPEMLGQMAE